The nucleotide sequence GACTCGTCAATCAGCGTAGGATCAAAAGATGAAACCCCCAGGGCTGATTTGTGGGGGTGTCATCTGGGATAGTGGAGGCTCGGCTTATGCCAATTTACTGCAGGGGCTTCATGGGCATAAACATTCAAGGATGTGACACTCTCTGCCATTCCGTTAAAATgtaatacatacatacattgTCGAGTCCATTCGTACTGCTTGTCCGTCTTCCAGTCATTCGCTCCTTTTCGCGCTCTTCCCAGACGCAGTCACTCGTTGAAACAGTCGCTCTTTACAATACTTTAATACTTCTGTTTACCATGCGTTTATCCAGCTTTCTGCTGGCCGCTGGTCTTTCCAGCTCTGCCTTTGCAGTGGAGGCATCGCTGGATCCTTGGGAAATTGACCCTAGCTGCAGTGGCTTCGAGAACGACATCAAGGACGCTCTGACGCAGTCGATTGATCTCGCTGATGCTGCCAGAACCAGTCTCGAGTTTCTTCTTGCAAAGATGCCGGACCGAAACTCTGATCCCGACGGGGCAGTGAAGTGGGCGCGTATTTCATCGGCTGCTAATAGCATCTTTGGTCTTATGCCTAACTACAAGGGCCACGATGCTGAGACTCAAAAGTACATTGAGGATTTGAGAGGTATGTTGAGCTCGTCTTGACAATCCGGCTTTGCTGACTGTGAAAAGACATCTTTGCTAAGACGGCCAACACTCTTCCCTCATCTCAGAACAACCCCGCCAAAGGCTTCAGCCCAATTCTATCCCAGAAGCCCAACGCTAAGCCCTTGATGGTCTGCGGCGACGATGTCTTCCAATGGTACGACGTTGATGACGAGCCTGAGCCTGGTGTAGGCAAGGTCAGAGACCAACCAGCTGTGAGCCGCTACATCCAGGGTGGCGGCACAATCGCAGGTGCCTTTTATTACGCCAACCGTTGGGACTTTAGACAGACCAAGGCAGCTTCCGTCGGACACTGCATCGGCAACCGAGAGGCTGTGATCTCGTCGAGCGATGATATTGTGATCATCTGTCCCAAGATGACGTCTGACGCTGGAAAAGCGCGTATCACGCCGAGACAGTACAAGACTTCTGCTGCGCCGGGTGATCATATCATGACGAACTGGGTGTCCAACCCCACGCAGCTTTACCACGAGCTCATGCACTGGTTCGGTGGTGTTGACTCCAACTTGAAGCACAGTGAGTTTTCATCGCGTTCCGCGGTCTACCGGGTCTAACATGATGCAGTCATAAAGGACCAGGTCGCTGTTAACGAGAAGGGCTACTTGAGatacaaggacaagaacaacCAGGCCGAATACTACACCCGTCCACCGTCGCAGCAAGAACTCAACCAGAAGGGACAAAGAAAGCAGGGAGCGTGTAAGTTCAGCAACGGCAATTGAGAGAAGCAGGCTAATTATTTCAGATGGTCTCCGTTGGATCATGAACTTGGCGCGCACTTATAAAGACAAGAATGGCAACACAAGCCCTTATTCTGGTCCTAAGCTGGCCACCAAGAACGCTGACTCGTTGGCAGTATTTTCCTTCATGATGTAAGTCGATCACCCGATGTAGGAGTCGATATCATTTCTAATGGAGATTCTTAGGTATCTAGATCAATTTGATTGGTCCAAGAACGGTGATGCTCAAGACTTTACCCGTCTCAGGAACAAGTTGGGGTTGAACCCTTAGGTATTGCTACGTGTTGAGATAAGTTGGATAGAATATAATATTGCGTAAATAGCGATGCAATTTAGGACGCAACTTTGGAGCAGCTATCATTTTTTGAATGTATTTTTGTAGAATCTGTTGCGCGACTTGTAGTGCATCGCAGTGAGGGTAAACATCGACCCCATCGCGTTGCGCTAGCCTTTGGTCATGCAACTGAGCTACATACCTCACCTTGAGTAGATGAAATTGTCAACAGAAAACAtagataatagtaaaagttgATCTTGCggaaattaataaattccTCTCATTGCACGAGCCGAGCGGATTCTACTTCTTAGTATCATGGGATCTGAAAGAAACCTGCCCCTCACGTGACCACAGACTAATTAATCTCATCCGCCAACTTCTCTCACTCACTCAATCCCAACATCTCAATCCAACATGGCGCCCTCAAGCCCAAAACCACCCCCCGTAGATTTTCCCTCGCCAGACTTTTCCTTCAGTGGAGGCAACTCACCAGTCTCACATTGTATTCTCCCCTTCACTTCTAGTCCAACATACACTAATAATTAAGCAGCATCAAGTCCACTCATCTCGCCAGATTGGGGAGAATACGATAACGACTGGAAAAACTGGAAACATTTAATCCCAAAGCTACCATCACCACGATCTCGTGCACTTACACCGCCGGGCTTCAGCGATGGAAATGATGATAAGCGTCTGCAGCGACCAGCTGCAGCGTTTCAGCAATCGCTCTGGTTCAAAATCCCTGCTAATCTAAGACGCGATATCCTTCGGCTGGCATTTGGAGATAGGCGTCTTCATATGCATCTTGCTTTTGATGCTGCTCGTCGTACCCcagaagatgcagatgatCTTGAAGCTTATGAACTAGGTGATccggatgacgatgatgctccAGGCCTACGGAGAAAGCTCTGGTCTTGGAATGGCTGTATCTGCGCTCGGAAGTATGACCCAGAGTTGGGACCCATGACGCGCGGTGGCCTCAATCCGGGTCCGTGGATTGACCGCTGCTGTGATCCGATCAATGTCCCAAAGCCACGACCCGAAAATATCGGGATAATGGGCTGGCTGCAGTCCTGTCGGCAAAAGTACGTCAGCATTCTCTATCTACAAATGAGCACCGACTAACATTGCGGACAGCTACGCAGAGACGATTGATGTTTTATACTTGACAAACACCATCATTGTCTCCGATGAAGCAACAATCACTGAACTCCCATCGCTTATACCCCACCACCATCTCACCAAGATCACCTCCCTCGAGATCAAAGCCCCCATAACCAAAGACAATGTCCTCGAGGATGTCACCAACCTCATTCTTCCCGACCCGCATTCTCCCCGCTTCCTGAACCTTAAACGTCTCTACATCTCAATGGAATGGAGCGGCGTGAACGTCGGCgatccagatccagatgAACTAATCGTATCATTCGACACCCTGGCGCGAACAGTAGAAGACTGCTCTTTCGCTATCCCCATGGAGTGGTTCTCGCGTATCTCGTGGGGTCAGATGCGAAACTCAACGACAGGCAGACAGATCACCTACAGTCAATTTTGGCGAACTCTCGGGAATGCCGAGGGAGACAAGGATGGGTATGAGGGTGGGCTAGATGTTATACAGTTACCTTATGTTGATAGCTACCCGAGGCCTCCGTATCATTTGGAGAGTCCAGGTGCTGGGTATTGGATCCTGGAGGCGAGTGAGATGTCGTTGAGTACGCATTATGATTTTCTGACTGGGCACTatgatgaggagtttgagatATAATCTCTTGGGGTATGGAGGGACCTACAGGCATCTGACTCCTGATAACAGAGACTTTTGTTAAGCCGTGCTATAGAAGCGATGTATTAGCATTCTGCAATCCTAGTCGCGGATATTAGATACTAAAAGTGTTGTAGAGTGAATTTACAATGATTTGATCGGCGGCATGCTTCCGACTAAAGCAGTCACTTGATACTAAGAAACGTGGCTTGGCATCAGCTGAcatcaaaacaccaacattaTCACTAGCATCATCCTATGAAAGTGACGTATCAACATGCTATATTTCCGACAACACCCTCAACTCAACGTTTCTATATCCGACGTCTCCACTTGCAACCATAAAGTTCGTCTGACTGATCGAATAGTAAGCATAGATTACGTAGATCGTGGATCCCAAATTCCCACTTATTTCCTGGCTTGTTGTGACCCTAACGCCAAGGTAGCTAAAGCCTCGGGCCAACTGCCGCCGATGGGGTAGCCAAGGAGCGGGGTGAGTTTGACTCTTATGGTCGGCAAGTGCACCTTATCCTGCTTATCTACTGATTTATATAAACACTGCCTCAACCGTTTCCGCCAGCCCCGGATCTCCTTtgcctctgcttcttgacTACCCATTGTCTCATTTagattcttcatcatggcgccgTCAGAGGATTATCAAAACATCTTTCACTGGGCCGAGACCCAAAAGGATGGAAGTATTCCCTCCTTTGCGACTCGAAAGAATGATCCCTATACGTACCTCTCTGGCTTCAACAACCATCATGAATCAGAGGCTATTCCTGGAACTATCCCCCAGGGACAGAATAGTCCGCGATGTGTTAGATTCGGCCTGTACGCTGAACAGATGACCACGTCGTTTGGTGCTTCTCGCCAAGCTAATAAGAATTCGTGGTTGTACCGAGCGAGACCTGCTGTTGCTCACCAAGGATTCGTAAGTGTTGATACCTATTGGGGATTGCTTCGCTGACGTAGGTAGACGGATATGCCCAAGGTTGAAGGAACAGAGAGCTGCTTTCTGCCTCTTAACCCTGCAGTCAGAATCTCACCAACTCAATTAGCGTGGGTACGTGAACCAACAACCCAACTCTACTATCGTCGGCTAACACCCCAAAGCTACCCTTTGACATCTCCGAAGGCACCGACTTCATCTCTGGCCTCCGTACAATCGCCGGCTCAGGTTTATCCCCCCCACCCTTCCCCATCCAACAACACTAACATCCACCAGGCGACCCTACCCTCCGCGAAGGTCTAGCAACACACATCTTCTCCGCCACAAAGAGCATGGACAAGCGCGCCTTCGTAAACTCGGACGGCgactttctcatcatcgcgCAGCAAGGCAATCTCGACATCCAAACTGAATTCGGCAATCTCTACGTCCAGCCCGGCGAGATCTGCGTCATCCAGCGCGGCCAACGCTTCAAAGTCGCTGTTGAGGGTCCAACTAGGGGTTATATCCTCGAAGTATGGGGCTCGCACTTTGAACTCCCTGAGCTGGGACCTCTCGGTTCAAATGGTCTTGCTAACGCGAGGGACTTTTTGTATCCCAAGGCTAATTACACTGTTACACGTGATGATCCGTGGGAGATCGTGTATAAGCTTGGTGGGCGCTTTTTCAAGAGTACGCAGAACCACTGCCcgtttgatgttgttgctTGGCATGGGAACTACGCGCCTTACAAGTATGATCTGACCAAGTTTGTCAATGTCGGGTCTATCTCTGTTGATCATATCGATCCGTCCATTTTTTGCGTTTTGACGGCTGCTTCGCGAGATGCGAATGCGCCGTTGGCCGACTTTCTCATCTTTTCACCCCGTTGGGATGTCGCGTCGCATACCTACCGTCCACCGTATTATCATCGCAACGCAGCGTCTGAGCTGATGGGGCTTATTTATGGAGAGTATGCGGGACGGTCTGATGAATTCCAGCCTGGTGGTGTATCTTTTGAGTGCGGCTGGGTTCCTCACGGTGTAGCCTACGAAGTACATCCCCTCATCACTCCCATCACTCTCATACTAACACAGTACAGGAATTCAAAGCAGCATCCGCCCAACCCCCACCGCAGATGCAAATCTCCAAGGGCGCAGTGGCATTTATGTTCGAGAGCTGCCGACAACTGACCATCACAGACTGGGCGTGGAACAGCGACAAGAAGCACGAGCACGAGCCCAAGATGTGGGATAACCTGGTCGACAACTTTTCCGAGCACCTTGATGAGATTAATGAGATCTTGGGGAAGAAAACCCTGTAAAAAGTCGTGGGGGTGAGAATGTCACGGTAGAAAGTCAATTGCAAATGGATTGTTTTGATTGGGTTCGGCAATGTAAATAAGGCATGAAGTTGATCCACTGTTTTTGGGGGAGGTGCAGAGGTTCAAGGCTTCCTCGGCCTCCGAAGATGACAATATTAGCAGATTGTTACTGCAAATCTATAGTGAGATATGCTCAGATTATTTTTGTGTGATTTTCGCGTCCGTATTCGTATGAGCAGGGGAATTGTACTCCACTAAGGATTATCAGTATCCAATCACAGATGACATGTTTCGGGTATCTTTTAATCGCTGTGGGCCGGGTTGAGCTCTTCCGTTGACTTGAGAATGGGTCGATATCAATTGAATACATTTCTACATCAATAAAAGCATCAACATCGTTACTTTCGCTCAGTTATCACAAGCCCCAAACCAACACTCTCACTGAACTCACTTATTCCACTCATTTCATCGGCTGTCCTTCAGCCTCCCCCCTCAAAATGAAGGCCCCAAAAACACCAGAATACGAATTCGGCGGCCCGTAAGCACCATCCCCCCCATCCCCTTCATTACTAACTCCCATCAGCATCGGCGCCACAGGCATAGTGTTTGGTCTTCCAATTCTCATGCAACTTCTCTATCTCGGCTGCAACGATGTTTCAGGGTGTCCTGCGCCAGCTCTTCTTGACCCCAAAACATTGACGTGGCAGAAATTCAAGGAGCAAACGCCCTGGCCGAAGGAGGGCATCTGGGGGTTTATGAGCTGGGAGGTCACAGGGTGGCTGTTTGCTTATTATTTCTTGAGTCTGGTGCTTTATCGCGTTTTGCCGGCGCAGGAGGTTTATGGGACGAAGTTGAGGGAGTCTGGCAAGGCGCTGAAGTATCGTTTCAATTGTAGGTTTTCTATTGATCGCCTGGCTTGGTACTGAGATTGACAAAATTGCAGCCTTTTCTTCAAGCGTTGTGCAATTGGTCGCTTGCGCTGTTGGTACTTACATCTACGGCGCTGAGTTCCCCGTCTGGACCTTCATGACCACCAACTACCTCCAACTCCTCACCACAAGCACCGTCCTAACCTTCATCGTCTCACTCTACGTCTACGTCGGCAGTTTCTCCGTCAAGAAGGGCAATCCCGAACTACGCGAGCTAGCTAGAGGAGGTCACACCGGCCGCATCATCTAcgacttcttcatcggcCGTGAGCTCAACCCTCGCGTGACGCTTCCTATTTTCGGGGAGATCGACATCAAGTCCTGGTTGGAGATGCGCACTGCCCTCACAGGCTGGATCTTGTTCAACTGCGCTTTCATCGCTCAGCAGTATCGCAACTACGGCTATGTTTCTGATAGTATCTTGGTCATCGCTACAGTGCAAGCTTACTACGTGCTTGAGGGTCAGTACTCAGAGCTTGGACTCTTGGGTATGATGGACATCACGCAGGATGGTCTCGGATTCATGCTTACCTGGGGTAACATGGTCTGGGTCCCTTTCCTCTACTCGACTCAGTGCCGCTACCTCTCCGTCTACCCCGTTCATCTGGGACCTATCGGTGTTTCCGCCATCGCCACTGTCTTCGCCATCGGACTGTACATCTTCCGATCCTCCAACAACCAGAAGGCTCTCTTCCGCAAAGATCCCAATCACCCTGCTTTCGCAAACATGACCTTCATCCAGACCAAGCGCGGAACCAAGCTTTTGACCGGCGGATGGTGGGGAATGGCGCGTCACATCAACTACTTTGGTGACTGGCTTCAGTCTCTTCCTTTTTCGCTTCCTACCAAATTCGCGGGGTATGTTATTCTGCCAGCTGGTAGTGCTGTGGCTGGCAATGAGGTCGTCAAAATGCTGGATGGTCGCTTGGTAACTCCCGACGGCGCTGCGCCTTGGGGTATGCTGTTTACGTACTTTTACTCAGCCTGGTTTGGTTTCCTGCTTATTCATCGGGAGAGGAGAGATGATGCTGCTTGCATTGAGAAGTATGGCAAGGATTGGGATGAGTACAAGAGCAAGGTTAAATACAGAATCTTGCCTGGCGTGTATTAAtgcctataactttaagggCGAGAAAGGATAGTAGCCTCTGTAGATAGGTTCTTATTAAATTTCTCAAGTTTCTGAGGATATATGCTACAATTTACAGAGATTTCACGTGGTATCAGCAGTACATTTACCGTCCAGATGCGACAAGCTTAACGTTCAATCAATAGAGATGAGAGACCAGCCGTAACGGGATGCCTAAAGTGCCAAAATCATACTAATAAGAATATACTTGATAATCTCATGCTGATATTCAAGCTTGACATCGATGCGacaatataatataaaggaggGATAAGTCATAATTGCATTTTGTACAAAGTTGTCCAGGGTATGTGAGCGCGTCTCCCCGCGACTTGGTCTCGTTCACGCGCCACGCGGAAATACCCCACGACACGCACTATGGGCCCAAGTGCCGAAAGATGTGTTAGTCAGCGAagctcttatcttatcatcgATCTATCTTATCATATCACCAATTGAGGAGCCGAAACCCAACAACCTGAGATTCACGGTCTCAAACCCTAAATCGCCCGTCATCAGCAAGCAACTGAATTGCCATGGCTCCGATTGTGTCGCAGTGCCAGGTACGAACATAGACTCATGGCTTATATAGATTAACAAAACTCACATACTTTATGACAGGCACTGCGATTCGCTGATCAACAGCGATGCACGGAAGAGGCCACTCACGCAAATGAGCTGTTCTGCCTCTTGCATGCCAGACAAGCTCACGGCCTGTACATCGGTTATAAGAGGCGAAATGCACAGCTTGATGCTCTCGATGAAAATCCCCCAGATTATCTGGCAGGGACGCATATTCCCCTTGCCAACGATGACTTCGACTCTGTTGACGACAgcaaggagatggaggagatcaTTGATCATCTCCACGTCAAGTGGAACACCCTAAATCGAGTCATCGAAGCTCGTAGAAAGCATCATGCCCATTTCTACTCAATCAGCTATGACTATGGCCATCAGGCCTATATCGATAAGCTCGTCAGTCATCGTCACATCGTCCTTCTGGCCCTTGGACGAGCCCGGAAGCGACTCATGGCCATTCTGTACAAGAAAGAGCAGTGGTACTCATGGGTACGCGATgctcaagatgatgaagaattgtACCGCGAGaaagagcagaagaagctcaagcaggAAGCTGCTCTATTCAAGCGTCACATGAAGCAGATGGAAGCGAGAATGGAATTGATGCGGAAGAGGGAGGACCAAAAATTTCAAGATGCCTTCCTTGAAGAAGCATATAGAGAGCGCATGGCTATGAATGAAGACGCAGACGATGAGGCCTGGGATCCTATCGAGGATATGGAGGATGAGCAGAGACATCGATACATTGACCTGATCAAGCACTTCTTGTGGATGGAAGTTGAAGTCGATGAAGCTACTGCTGAGAAGCCCGCCCCAGAGGATGCATCGTCGAGCAAACCTGCAGAAGAGCCTGCACCTGCTGAGGAGGCACCCGTGCCTACCAAGAAGCTGAAAAAtaagaagaaaaataaaGGAAAGGCCAATGCTGCCGCCAATAGCTCACCACTGGAAGAACTTCAGAATCTCCTTGGACAAAAGAAGCTCCTCGCCATGCAGGCCAGCGGAAAACATAGCACCGAGACTGAGCTAAAGGAGCCGGATAAGAAGAACATCGAGACTGAAGAGGAGATGAGAAAGCGATTGAGTCAGGGCGTCAAGAAGAACTTGGATAATGTCTCCGGCATGCAGTTGGTCGGTACCATTGAGAACCCTCACGAGACATGGGACAAGACTGCTCCAATGGAAGACGACGAGATTGACGAGTTGATCCGAGACATACGCGAGatcaaactcctcctcttctgcCGTCTCGTCCTCCTACAAGCATCTCTCCTCCCAGCTGCCCTCCGCGCCACAACCGTCCAAGAATTCCTCGACGACACATCCGTCACAGAAGCTGATCTCCGCGATCTCTGCCTCAAAGTCGCCGAGCCAACCCTCCAAGACATCCGCGACGCATGTGCAGATTTCGCTCGTGGCGACAATGCAGACGATGACCTCCCCATTGtagacgacgatgacgatgacgatgacgatgaaaccATGGAGCAGCTTTTGCAAGGCGATAAGcgatatcatcatcttcacactGATGATTGGTTCAAAGAACGGGTGATTAAAGAAGTCGAACGCCGTCGCTTCTTTAAGAAAAAGACTAAGAAATCGAAGCGTCAGAGAAAGACAAAGGTTACGATCTGTGGGAAGAGTATCTGGAATCATGCTAGTGAGAACGCAATGTCGCGCGATGGATGGCTCCAATTCAGTGTCATGGCAAAGGACTGCGACTTGAAGCATGCGATCCAACTTTGCAGAAACTGGTCCGAGTTCTCTgatctcaaccttctcaCGCTATGGCAGTACTTCCCCGCTTCGAATTGGACGTCCTGGGGTCAAGATCGCTTCATGCAGCAGCTACAACAACTGGGTTTCTTCCCTTACTTCACAGACTTTGATGCAGATAAGTacagtcatcatcatcaaattgGCGGAAGAAGTCAAGGTCGTCGCCAGCATGATATCGTTGAAACGAGGAACATTCTCGTTGGAAACATGAAGCGGAATGATCCAGTGACTAGACGCTTTCTGCAGTATTTGCTCATGCGGAGGGGAGAGCTTCTCGTCATGGTGCGGGATGGCAAGACTGGGCGAGTCATCACTGCTCCAGATGATGAACAGCTCTGGACATATCGAAAGAAACAAGGGCTTGGGAGGGCGTCCAAGAATGATTGGTTTAATATTCTAGAGGTTGGGCCTGATTTTATGAAGTTGACGGATATTCTGAGGGAGTGGCGGTTTGGGTTCGATGATTACTATGATGTGTTTATCTGGGACTTTGTGCCTGGCGAGCCACACATAGACCTCTACAACATTGTCGTCATGGTAAGTCCCCCAATTCCTAGCATGATCACTATGACTGACTCTTGCTAGGAACTCCGTAATGCCTGGCGTATGAGAACGCCTCGCGACATGTACGTCCACATGGAATCCCTCCTCCGCAGCCTCCACCGCAACGAAAAGACCATGCGCACGCGGCAGATCAAACCCGGCGAGAACCTCAAATCCCTCTGGGACACCATTGCCGACGAAAGA is from Fusarium musae strain F31 chromosome 4, whole genome shotgun sequence and encodes:
- a CDS encoding hypothetical protein (EggNog:ENOG41), whose product is MRLSSFLLAAGLSSSAFAVEASLDPWEIDPSCSGFENDIKDALTQSIDLADAARTSLEFLLAKMPDRNSDPDGAVKWARISSAANSIFGLMPNYKGHDAETQKYIEDLRDIFAKTANTLPSSQNNPAKGFSPILSQKPNAKPLMVCGDDVFQWYDVDDEPEPGVGKVRDQPAVSRYIQGGGTIAGAFYYANRWDFRQTKAASVGHCIGNREAVISSSDDIVIICPKMTSDAGKARITPRQYKTSAAPGDHIMTNWVSNPTQLYHELMHWFGGVDSNLKHIIKDQVAVNEKGYLRYKDKNNQAEYYTRPPSQQELNQKGQRKQGAYGLRWIMNLARTYKDKNGNTSPYSGPKLATKNADSLAVFSFMMYLDQFDWSKNGDAQDFTRLRNKLGLNP
- a CDS encoding hypothetical protein (EggNog:ENOG41), which translates into the protein MAPSSPKPPPVDFPSPDFSFSGGNSPVSHYWGEYDNDWKNWKHLIPKLPSPRSRALTPPGFSDGNDDKRLQRPAAAFQQSLWFKIPANLRRDILRLAFGDRRLHMHLAFDAARRTPEDADDLEAYELGDPDDDDAPGLRRKLWSWNGCICARKYDPELGPMTRGGLNPGPWIDRCCDPINVPKPRPENIGIMGWLQSCRQNYAETIDVLYLTNTIIVSDEATITELPSLIPHHHLTKITSLEIKAPITKDNVLEDVTNLILPDPHSPRFLNLKRLYISMEWSGVNVGDPDPDELIVSFDTLARTVEDCSFAIPMEWFSRISWGQMRNSTTGRQITYSQFWRTLGNAEGDKDGYEGGLDVIQLPYVDSYPRPPYHLESPGAGYWILEASEMSLSTHYDFLTGHYDEEFEI
- a CDS encoding hypothetical protein (EggNog:ENOG41), which gives rise to MAPSEDYQNIFHWAETQKDGSIPSFATRKNDPYTYLSGFNNHHESEAIPGTIPQGQNSPRCVRFGLYAEQMTTSFGASRQANKNSWLYRARPAVAHQGFTDMPKVEGTESCFLPLNPAVRISPTQLAWLPFDISEGTDFISGLRTIAGSGDPTLREGLATHIFSATKSMDKRAFVNSDGDFLIIAQQGNLDIQTEFGNLYVQPGEICVIQRGQRFKVAVEGPTRGYILEVWGSHFELPELGPLGSNGLANARDFLYPKANYTVTRDDPWEIVYKLGGRFFKSTQNHCPFDVVAWHGNYAPYKYDLTKFVNVGSISVDHIDPSIFCVLTAASRDANAPLADFLIFSPRWDVASHTYRPPYYHRNAASELMGLIYGEYAGRSDEFQPGGVSFECGWVPHGVAYEEFKAASAQPPPQMQISKGAVAFMFESCRQLTITDWAWNSDKKHEHEPKMWDNLVDNFSEHLDEINEILGKKTL
- a CDS encoding hypothetical protein (EggNog:ENOG41), coding for MKAPKTPEYEFGGPIGATGIVFGLPILMQLLYLGCNDVSGCPAPALLDPKTLTWQKFKEQTPWPKEGIWGFMSWEVTGWLFAYYFLSLVLYRVLPAQEVYGTKLRESGKALKYRFNSFSSSVVQLVACAVGTYIYGAEFPVWTFMTTNYLQLLTTSTVLTFIVSLYVYVGSFSVKKGNPELRELARGGHTGRIIYDFFIGRELNPRVTLPIFGEIDIKSWLEMRTALTGWILFNCAFIAQQYRNYGYVSDSILVIATVQAYYVLEGQYSELGLLGMMDITQDGLGFMLTWGNMVWVPFLYSTQCRYLSVYPVHLGPIGVSAIATVFAIGLYIFRSSNNQKALFRKDPNHPAFANMTFIQTKRGTKLLTGGWWGMARHINYFGDWLQSLPFSLPTKFAGYVILPAGSAVAGNEVVKMLDGRLVTPDGAAPWGMLFTYFYSAWFGFLLIHRERRDDAACIEKYGKDWDEYKSKVKYRILPGVY